A portion of the Paenibacillus sp. PvR098 genome contains these proteins:
- a CDS encoding exonuclease SbcCD subunit D, producing the protein MRILHTADWHFGKTLEGRSRLPEQEAFIDELAAIVKDQQIDLVLLAGDIYDSVNPPAAAEQLFYDALARLSDQGSRPVYVISGNHDHPDRLAAAAPLALDLGVTLVGLPEARVHHAAVKRTGETAVLFALPYPSESRLRELLSEEAEEGLLRFAYSERVKHIVQEQAKHYRKDTVNLLMSHLYVLGGKETDSERPIQVGGAYTVDTEALTAGAQYVALGHLHRPQYIRSETMMRYSGSPLAYSFSEAGQAKSVTVLDIKPGSVPLVEEIYLSCGRPLVEWKAKGGLSEVHRWLDEGKDANAWIDLEVHLQETMSLEQIHQLRLAREGFIHIRPVYPELQQEAMEAVSASKLPMDELFRRFYERQTGGAQPEPELVRLFMELLALEEDEAV; encoded by the coding sequence ATGCGGATATTGCATACGGCGGATTGGCATTTCGGCAAGACGTTAGAGGGAAGAAGCCGGCTGCCGGAGCAGGAAGCTTTTATCGATGAGCTGGCGGCGATAGTAAAGGATCAGCAGATTGATTTAGTGCTGCTTGCAGGGGATATCTATGATTCGGTCAATCCGCCTGCCGCTGCCGAGCAGCTGTTTTACGATGCATTGGCCAGACTCTCCGATCAGGGGAGTCGGCCGGTGTATGTCATCTCAGGGAACCACGATCATCCCGACCGGCTGGCAGCGGCCGCTCCGCTTGCGTTGGACTTGGGCGTGACGTTAGTCGGCCTTCCGGAGGCGAGGGTGCATCATGCGGCTGTCAAGCGAACGGGGGAAACCGCGGTCTTGTTTGCGCTCCCTTATCCGTCTGAATCACGCCTTCGCGAGCTGTTGTCCGAGGAGGCGGAGGAAGGGCTGCTGCGTTTCGCGTACTCGGAGCGCGTGAAGCATATCGTGCAGGAGCAGGCGAAGCATTACCGGAAAGACACGGTCAATTTACTGATGAGCCATCTGTACGTTCTGGGCGGCAAAGAAACCGACTCCGAACGGCCGATCCAGGTAGGCGGCGCCTACACGGTCGATACGGAAGCGTTGACGGCTGGGGCGCAGTACGTAGCGCTCGGCCATCTGCACCGTCCGCAGTACATCCGCTCGGAGACGATGATGCGTTACAGCGGCTCGCCGCTGGCGTACAGCTTCTCTGAAGCGGGACAAGCCAAATCGGTGACCGTGCTTGATATAAAGCCGGGTTCGGTCCCGCTGGTGGAGGAGATATATCTATCCTGCGGCCGCCCTTTGGTGGAATGGAAGGCCAAAGGGGGACTCTCTGAAGTTCACCGTTGGTTAGATGAGGGGAAAGACGCGAACGCCTGGATCGATCTGGAAGTACATCTTCAAGAGACGATGTCCCTTGAACAAATTCATCAGCTTCGTCTGGCACGCGAGGGGTTTATTCACATCCGTCCGGTTTATCCGGAGCTTCAGCAAGAGGCAATGGAGGCCGTTTCCGCATCAAAGCTGCCCATGGACGAGCTGTTCCGGCGGTTTTACGAGCGGCAAACCGGCGGCGCGCAGCCTGAGCCGGAGCTGGTTCGTTTGTTTATGGAGCTGTTGGCTTTGGAAGAGGACGAGGCAGTGTAA
- a CDS encoding SMC family ATPase codes for MRPIQLQIAGLQSYREAQEIDFTALTGAGVFGIFGPTGSGKSTLLDAITLALFGKVERAPGGTQAIMNQAEQTLSVSFTFELGSANGAMRYRVDRQFKRNGEVSVLGSLCRLIQYRDGESLVLADKAGEVNQHIQEILGLSMADFTRAVVLPQGKFAEFLTLAGKDRRAMLQRLFHLEPYGDRLSGKTSGRHKETDAAIKELQAEQQGLGDASELALAQAETRLSEARSAAGVLRERLAACELRAAELRTVRELQRERATVAARQAAQAAQAPHVAALAGRLARAAQAERLRPLVRRLAAAEVQLAQQRSAAAAAAQALGDAQGALAQAQAAQAAAREALAAQEAPLAARLEQLRQAAALAAELAQSRERLAALAAEAELRQAELAGLRAEQARETELREKALQRQAQLKDELKLVEVSSAYRERLQEALQEKRELDRLAKQNGEQHAELASRQIELEQLRKSLETLGQTEREWAGRGAAWFERLSSLHTACHQTEQKLSAMQGKIPEQIVRLKSMQKQAELTAMAEVLAIHLHEGEACLVCGSSVHPKPVLERGGLSTAESRDNIQDEAVAQLERQQDEARGRQLDLRQQLHALQSMEQQWRLASDDEGRQGEGDMLFAQNEAAAALADSFTEGTPISTEQLRLVLDMSTKELELGRQEAQELQQALQTLLQEKKQLVKQRHDLGAREHTARSLYDSGSHKAAETLRSLQTLGTGWSDRFPDFKPEDVAGLAERLKQQDQQADELKGRLEKSVEFLSAKHARIEQLQQELGDQEKQEIRIAAEQRALQQQVDVQAERLHAWVGSEDAGRLASETQAKLNALRTEEQRTTKQLEASQSGYQAAASSEAAVRQAEESARLAFEESEREWVQQSSEEGFSTVKEVTDALISPEQQRQWSSEVEEHGKLEHQLASRLAELDLELAGRAVTDEAWTEVERELSQCKAEDEAALQTTAKAERDWEDLQAKHQRWRELESKQASYRSELALLGKLQSVLRGNAFVEYLAEEQLMHVSRSASDRLGQLTRQKYAIEVDSGGGFVIRDDANGGVRRPVTTLSGGETFLTSLSLALALSTQIQLKGEHPLEFFFLDEGFGTLDQELLDTVITALEKLHTDKLTVGVISHVPELRARLPRRLIVYPPEPGGQGSRISLETM; via the coding sequence ATGCGGCCGATTCAATTGCAAATCGCCGGACTTCAGAGCTATCGGGAAGCGCAGGAGATTGATTTCACCGCGCTTACGGGCGCAGGGGTATTCGGCATTTTCGGACCGACGGGCAGCGGCAAATCGACTCTGCTTGATGCGATTACGCTGGCGCTTTTCGGTAAGGTGGAGCGCGCTCCCGGCGGTACGCAGGCCATTATGAATCAGGCGGAGCAGACGCTGTCCGTCTCGTTCACCTTCGAGCTGGGCTCCGCTAACGGTGCCATGCGTTACCGGGTAGACCGTCAATTTAAGCGGAACGGGGAAGTTTCTGTGCTGGGCAGCCTGTGTCGTTTGATCCAATACCGGGATGGCGAATCCCTTGTGCTGGCCGATAAAGCGGGAGAAGTCAACCAGCATATACAAGAGATCCTGGGCTTGTCGATGGCGGATTTTACCCGTGCGGTTGTGCTGCCGCAGGGGAAGTTTGCTGAGTTCCTGACGCTCGCCGGCAAGGACCGGCGGGCGATGCTGCAGCGCTTGTTTCATCTGGAGCCATACGGAGACAGGCTCAGCGGCAAGACTTCTGGGCGTCATAAGGAGACGGACGCGGCGATCAAGGAGCTCCAGGCGGAGCAGCAGGGCTTAGGCGACGCCTCGGAGTTGGCGCTGGCGCAAGCGGAGACGCGGCTTAGTGAAGCGCGCTCGGCGGCTGGCGTGCTGCGTGAGCGCCTGGCCGCCTGCGAGCTGCGCGCCGCCGAGCTGCGCACCGTGCGCGAGCTTCAGCGCGAGCGCGCCACAGTCGCTGCGCGTCAGGCAGCGCAGGCCGCGCAGGCGCCGCACGTGGCGGCGCTCGCCGGACGCCTAGCGCGTGCGGCGCAGGCCGAGCGGCTGCGTCCGCTGGTGCGCCGGCTCGCCGCCGCCGAGGTGCAGCTCGCGCAGCAGCGCTCGGCCGCAGCCGCTGCGGCGCAGGCGCTAGGCGACGCGCAGGGCGCGCTGGCGCAGGCGCAGGCAGCGCAGGCCGCTGCGCGCGAGGCGCTGGCCGCGCAGGAGGCGCCGCTGGCTGCGCGCCTCGAGCAGCTGCGCCAGGCGGCGGCGCTCGCGGCCGAGCTCGCGCAAAGCCGCGAGCGGCTCGCCGCGCTGGCCGCCGAGGCCGAGCTGCGCCAGGCGGAGCTCGCGGGCCTGCGTGCGGAGCAAGCGCGCGAGACCGAGCTGCGCGAGAAGGCGCTGCAGCGGCAGGCGCAGCTCAAGGATGAGTTGAAGCTTGTCGAGGTGTCCAGCGCATACAGAGAGCGGCTGCAGGAGGCGCTGCAGGAGAAGCGTGAGCTCGACCGGCTTGCGAAACAGAACGGGGAACAGCACGCAGAGCTGGCAAGCCGGCAAATCGAGCTGGAGCAGCTGAGGAAATCGCTGGAAACGCTCGGGCAAACGGAGCGTGAATGGGCGGGGAGAGGAGCTGCCTGGTTCGAACGGCTGTCTTCTTTACATACGGCATGCCATCAAACGGAACAAAAGCTTTCAGCGATGCAGGGTAAAATCCCCGAACAAATCGTCAGGCTGAAGAGCATGCAAAAGCAGGCCGAACTAACGGCGATGGCGGAAGTGCTGGCGATTCATTTGCATGAGGGTGAGGCTTGTCTGGTGTGCGGCTCCTCGGTTCATCCGAAGCCCGTTTTGGAGCGTGGGGGATTATCCACCGCGGAGAGCCGCGATAACATTCAGGATGAGGCTGTAGCTCAGCTGGAGCGGCAGCAGGACGAAGCCCGGGGGCGGCAGCTTGACCTGCGCCAACAGCTGCACGCTCTGCAATCCATGGAGCAGCAATGGCGTCTGGCCTCTGATGACGAAGGGCGGCAGGGCGAGGGTGATATGCTGTTCGCTCAGAACGAAGCGGCTGCGGCACTCGCTGATTCGTTCACAGAAGGAACGCCAATTTCCACTGAGCAGCTTCGACTCGTGCTGGACATGTCAACGAAAGAACTGGAGCTTGGCCGCCAGGAAGCGCAGGAGCTTCAGCAAGCTCTTCAGACACTGCTGCAGGAGAAAAAGCAGCTGGTCAAGCAGAGACATGATCTGGGAGCAAGGGAGCATACGGCCCGGAGCTTGTATGATTCGGGGTCGCATAAAGCGGCGGAGACGCTCCGTTCGCTCCAAACGCTTGGCACCGGGTGGTCCGACAGGTTTCCGGACTTTAAGCCGGAGGACGTTGCCGGTTTAGCGGAGCGGTTGAAGCAGCAGGATCAGCAGGCGGATGAGCTCAAAGGCCGATTAGAAAAAAGCGTGGAATTTTTGTCGGCTAAGCACGCGCGTATCGAGCAGCTGCAGCAGGAGCTGGGTGACCAGGAGAAGCAAGAGATCCGGATTGCCGCAGAGCAGCGAGCATTGCAGCAGCAGGTAGACGTCCAGGCGGAGCGGCTTCATGCTTGGGTTGGCAGCGAAGACGCAGGACGCTTGGCCTCCGAAACGCAGGCCAAGCTGAATGCACTGCGTACCGAGGAGCAACGGACGACAAAGCAGCTGGAAGCATCGCAATCCGGATATCAAGCGGCGGCTAGCAGCGAAGCGGCTGTCCGTCAGGCGGAGGAATCGGCGCGACTGGCTTTTGAAGAATCCGAACGTGAATGGGTTCAGCAATCATCTGAAGAAGGTTTTTCCACGGTCAAGGAAGTGACGGATGCCCTCATCTCCCCCGAGCAGCAGCGGCAGTGGAGCTCCGAGGTGGAAGAACACGGCAAGCTGGAGCACCAGCTGGCCTCACGCCTTGCGGAGCTCGATCTTGAGCTGGCGGGAAGGGCGGTCACGGATGAAGCGTGGACAGAGGTAGAGCGCGAGCTCAGTCAATGCAAGGCTGAAGATGAAGCTGCGCTGCAGACGACGGCCAAGGCGGAGAGGGATTGGGAGGATTTGCAGGCCAAGCACCAGCGCTGGCGCGAGCTGGAATCGAAGCAGGCGTCTTACCGCAGCGAACTGGCGCTGCTCGGTAAGCTGCAGAGCGTGCTTCGCGGCAACGCATTCGTCGAATATCTGGCCGAGGAGCAGCTTATGCATGTCAGCCGCTCGGCTTCCGATCGATTAGGACAGTTAACCCGGCAAAAATACGCAATCGAGGTGGATTCCGGGGGCGGCTTTGTTATTCGTGACGATGCGAACGGAGGGGTGCGCAGACCTGTGACTACGCTCTCAGGTGGCGAAACGTTCTTGACTTCGTTATCGCTTGCGCTGGCCCTTTCGACACAAATTCAGCTCAAGGGCGAGCATCCGCTTGAATTTTTCTTCCTTGACGAAGGCTTCGGCACCCTGGATCAGGAGCTGTTGGATACGGTAATCACAGCGCTCGAAAAGCTGCATACGGACAAGCTGACGGTTGGTGTCATCAGCCATGTGCCTGAGCTAAGGGCTCGTCTTCCACGACGGCTTATAGTATATCCCCCAGAGCCGGGTGGCCAAGGCAGCCGAATTTCATTGGAGACCATGTGA
- a CDS encoding stalk domain-containing protein → MSLHHWKSDRPDRIRWNVFFVRSLTTSTSIRRLKRLLAVTLCAGLLFSQADPIYADAIWDRWKAADAATAKGKPADAVPHWEFLVNHYASIGDWQNAALFCGRLNQYFDQIGDYDKAIRYYVLENEYWLKDGKDWGAVDLQRAEQIRTTVEAYISTSDTEELKRLAAPPDGKLAKFEPEYGTYIGMYSELDPKMLNYYTRSEQIYGKKHALYLAYTQVGKPFPKQYVERAKQAGAALQIAWEPMDGLDAVKEETVRQWAREAKAAGIPIFLRYASEMNGNWVVWHGDPQKYIQNFRMVHDIMEQEAPNVAMVWSPGEVPMYSIPPYYPGDAYVDWVGVSLYSEPYENGDPKQGNMQATSPVERLDYLYRTYADRKPLMISETAVSHYANIPKESFTDYGLLNLQRLYEVMPYKYPRLKSITYFNVNLEMRESKNNYLLRDNEAMMKLYSRMIAPPFYLTKVQQGAKPSDHVGHVPLTARAAIAKSAKITPFVKIPDIYIGKLEYYLNGKLLETQTAPPFGIELKAGAVPEGSVLEIVVYNKDGRRTGAQSFPLSSSVSVEVDGKDVKFEQRPVIREGNTLTPVRAIFESLGAKVEWNADTRTATARKGNTVVSIQIGSKFASRNGETISLEMPAQLVNGYTMVPARFVGEAFGGAVSWEGTTRTVEIRSEGKASAAKVSTAAVQRDLLIPENPTQAEQNMGAAASTVFGWIKQQIAKAIKLFNHVA, encoded by the coding sequence ATGTCGCTACATCACTGGAAGTCGGATCGTCCGGATCGCATCCGTTGGAACGTTTTTTTTGTCCGGTCGTTGACGACTTCGACAAGCATCCGAAGGCTCAAACGCCTGCTGGCTGTGACGCTTTGCGCCGGGCTGCTTTTTTCACAGGCTGATCCGATATACGCAGACGCGATATGGGACCGTTGGAAAGCGGCCGATGCTGCCACGGCCAAAGGGAAGCCGGCGGACGCGGTGCCCCATTGGGAGTTTTTGGTTAATCATTATGCGTCTATCGGGGATTGGCAGAATGCAGCGCTCTTTTGCGGCAGACTCAATCAATATTTCGACCAAATCGGGGATTACGATAAGGCGATTCGTTACTACGTGCTGGAGAACGAGTACTGGCTCAAAGACGGCAAGGACTGGGGAGCTGTCGATTTACAGCGCGCGGAGCAAATTCGTACTACCGTGGAGGCCTATATCAGTACTTCGGATACAGAGGAGTTAAAACGGCTGGCCGCTCCACCGGATGGAAAGCTTGCGAAATTCGAGCCGGAATACGGGACGTATATCGGCATGTATTCGGAGCTAGATCCGAAAATGCTCAATTACTACACCCGATCTGAGCAAATTTACGGAAAAAAACACGCCCTTTACTTAGCCTACACCCAAGTAGGCAAGCCTTTTCCGAAGCAGTACGTTGAAAGGGCTAAGCAGGCGGGAGCTGCACTGCAGATCGCATGGGAGCCGATGGATGGACTTGATGCCGTTAAGGAAGAGACGGTACGACAATGGGCTCGTGAAGCCAAGGCGGCGGGGATTCCGATATTTTTGCGTTATGCCAGCGAGATGAACGGCAATTGGGTCGTATGGCACGGTGATCCTCAGAAATATATTCAAAATTTCCGCATGGTGCACGACATTATGGAACAGGAAGCGCCGAATGTGGCTATGGTATGGAGTCCGGGAGAAGTGCCGATGTACTCGATCCCCCCTTACTATCCAGGAGATGCTTATGTCGACTGGGTTGGCGTTAGTCTATACAGCGAGCCGTATGAGAACGGAGATCCGAAGCAGGGGAATATGCAGGCGACAAGCCCGGTGGAACGGCTTGATTATTTGTACAGGACTTATGCCGACCGGAAGCCTCTGATGATCAGTGAAACCGCCGTATCCCATTATGCGAATATTCCGAAGGAATCGTTCACCGACTATGGGCTGCTTAACCTGCAGCGGTTGTATGAAGTCATGCCTTACAAGTACCCGCGTCTGAAGTCCATCACCTATTTCAATGTCAATCTGGAAATGAGAGAATCTAAAAACAACTATTTGCTCAGGGACAACGAAGCGATGATGAAGCTATACAGCCGTATGATCGCACCGCCGTTCTATTTGACCAAAGTCCAGCAGGGAGCAAAGCCTTCGGATCATGTCGGCCATGTTCCGTTGACTGCCCGTGCGGCTATTGCCAAAAGCGCTAAAATTACGCCTTTCGTCAAAATTCCGGATATCTATATCGGGAAGCTTGAATATTACTTAAACGGCAAATTGCTCGAGACACAGACCGCCCCGCCATTCGGCATTGAGCTCAAGGCGGGCGCCGTTCCGGAAGGTTCTGTGTTAGAGATTGTTGTTTACAATAAGGACGGCCGGAGGACAGGGGCGCAATCGTTCCCATTGTCGTCGAGTGTTTCCGTTGAAGTGGACGGCAAGGATGTGAAGTTCGAACAGCGGCCGGTCATCCGGGAAGGAAATACGTTGACACCGGTGCGGGCGATTTTTGAATCGCTGGGTGCTAAGGTCGAGTGGAATGCCGATACTCGAACGGCAACCGCGCGTAAGGGAAATACGGTAGTATCCATACAAATCGGCAGCAAGTTCGCGAGTCGAAACGGAGAAACGATATCTCTTGAAATGCCCGCCCAATTAGTAAACGGGTATACGATGGTTCCGGCACGTTTTGTGGGAGAAGCGTTTGGCGGTGCCGTCAGCTGGGAAGGCACAACGCGAACGGTAGAAATCCGCAGTGAGGGCAAGGCTTCTGCTGCTAAGGTTAGCACAGCGGCAGTGCAGCGAGATTTGCTTATCCCCGAGAACCCGACTCAAGCTGAACAGAACATGGGAGCTGCGGCCTCAACTGTATTCGGATGGATTAAGCAGCAAATCGCTAAGGCAATCAAGCTGTTTAATCATGTGGCGTAA
- a CDS encoding FAD-dependent oxidoreductase produces MNKFMRAATRKKREYMMEVALKLFIEHGYEKVSVDDIIKATNTSKGTFYHYFESKDEILLEIPRRQISIIRTWANRPQSHPPSLENHINGLLLSLAESLRYSPKLMRSWIALSMHNDALKAALEEQNRILYEHLLQWLQDPNKARMLISAYLGTLLLWCLQDEDDLNELMHRQLAPVWTGIRASQDTDSIPLKPDQRGDHVMKVAVIGGGLAGLTAAAYLSEHPGVEGVLFERSPQLGGRAFTYEKAGFTLNYGAHAIYGIDRHSLSVMEKELGLSFSSKQVDKRRVMYAKNGQLTPAPLDFVNLMRTELLNPMQKVRFVGEITAIIANIHHVRNYDTLGDYLAQSDADEDVKELWEHLVCSNFFITPEEARKVSGAVISEYYHNLFLSGKPVNYVLGSWAVITNQLKQKIELSRRWEISLQEGVDGIRYADRKFWLQTKNRELPFDRIVFAMPVQQVCKLLKTTPWEPFLSPYEDNTATEVMVYDVGLKQVVAKPFSYISDMDNKLFISDVSATDHTLVPDGGQLLQGIAYLSDKFADEAERKAYLDNKTKQMEALFDKYYPGWREATEVKRVSKKAMVASVKNISGNHLLPNRIENVPFYFCGDGCQGKGELAERAFSSAMLAAKSILEEPELATNIGS; encoded by the coding sequence ATGAACAAATTCATGCGTGCCGCAACCCGTAAGAAACGCGAATATATGATGGAAGTTGCTTTAAAGCTATTTATCGAGCACGGATATGAGAAAGTCTCCGTTGACGATATTATTAAGGCAACGAATACTTCCAAAGGAACGTTTTATCACTATTTTGAAAGCAAGGACGAGATTCTACTGGAAATTCCAAGGAGACAAATTTCCATCATACGAACGTGGGCAAACCGCCCGCAGAGTCACCCCCCCTCCTTGGAAAATCATATCAACGGACTACTCCTCAGCTTGGCTGAGAGCCTGCGGTATTCGCCCAAATTAATGCGAAGCTGGATTGCGTTGTCGATGCACAACGATGCGCTCAAAGCCGCGCTTGAGGAACAAAATCGCATTCTGTATGAACATCTTCTGCAATGGCTGCAGGATCCGAACAAAGCGAGAATGCTGATATCCGCATATCTCGGAACGTTACTGCTATGGTGTTTACAGGATGAGGACGATTTGAATGAACTTATGCACAGGCAGTTGGCCCCGGTTTGGACCGGAATCCGCGCATCTCAGGATACGGATTCGATACCACTCAAACCGGATCAGAGAGGGGATCATGTTATGAAGGTGGCTGTCATTGGAGGCGGCCTGGCGGGATTGACCGCAGCCGCGTATTTATCAGAGCATCCTGGCGTGGAAGGAGTATTATTCGAGCGAAGTCCGCAGCTTGGAGGCAGAGCGTTTACTTATGAAAAAGCCGGTTTTACGCTAAATTACGGAGCTCATGCGATCTATGGCATCGATCGTCATTCGTTGTCCGTGATGGAAAAAGAACTGGGGCTTTCCTTCAGCTCCAAGCAGGTCGATAAACGCAGAGTCATGTATGCCAAGAACGGGCAGCTGACGCCTGCTCCGCTCGATTTTGTCAATTTGATGAGGACTGAGCTCTTGAACCCGATGCAAAAGGTTCGTTTTGTCGGGGAAATTACGGCGATCATCGCCAACATTCACCATGTGCGGAACTACGATACACTTGGGGATTATTTGGCACAATCGGACGCCGACGAGGATGTCAAGGAATTGTGGGAGCATCTCGTGTGCTCGAATTTCTTTATCACGCCTGAAGAAGCCAGAAAAGTTTCCGGAGCGGTCATTAGCGAGTATTACCATAACCTGTTCCTGTCCGGAAAACCGGTTAATTACGTTTTGGGCAGCTGGGCTGTGATCACGAACCAGTTGAAGCAAAAAATAGAACTGTCACGCCGTTGGGAAATCTCTCTACAAGAAGGCGTGGACGGCATTCGTTATGCGGATCGCAAATTTTGGCTGCAAACAAAAAACAGAGAGCTGCCTTTCGACCGCATCGTCTTCGCCATGCCGGTGCAGCAAGTGTGCAAGCTGCTGAAGACTACGCCATGGGAACCGTTTCTGTCTCCGTACGAAGACAATACCGCTACTGAGGTCATGGTATACGATGTGGGCTTGAAGCAGGTCGTCGCCAAGCCGTTCAGTTATATCAGCGATATGGACAATAAGCTGTTTATCAGCGACGTGTCAGCTACCGATCATACCTTGGTTCCCGATGGAGGTCAGCTGCTTCAAGGGATCGCTTACCTGAGCGATAAGTTTGCTGACGAAGCCGAACGCAAAGCTTACTTGGACAATAAAACAAAACAAATGGAAGCTCTGTTCGACAAATACTATCCTGGCTGGCGCGAGGCAACGGAAGTCAAGCGCGTTTCTAAAAAAGCGATGGTGGCCAGTGTGAAAAATATCTCAGGGAACCATTTGCTGCCGAACCGCATCGAGAATGTGCCGTTTTATTTCTGCGGAGACGGATGCCAAGGCAAAGGGGAGCTAGCAGAACGTGCTTTCTCCAGCGCGATGCTGGCAGCCAAGTCTATTTTGGAAGAACCCGAGCTGGCAACGAATATTGGATCGTAG
- a CDS encoding histidine triad nucleotide-binding protein, translating into MDCIFCKIVEGAIPSKKVFENEHVFAFHDIQPAAPVHVLIIPKKHIPSMNNVESGDLHLLGEIHAAAQQIAKEQGVYETGYRLINNCGPDSGQVVFHIHYHLLGGEKLGALNAG; encoded by the coding sequence ATGGACTGCATTTTTTGTAAAATCGTCGAGGGCGCTATTCCATCAAAAAAAGTATTCGAGAATGAACATGTCTTCGCTTTTCACGATATTCAGCCGGCCGCGCCTGTACATGTTTTGATCATTCCTAAGAAGCATATTCCTTCTATGAATAATGTGGAATCAGGGGACCTGCATTTACTCGGCGAAATTCATGCCGCAGCTCAGCAAATTGCCAAGGAGCAGGGGGTATATGAAACGGGGTATCGGCTGATCAATAACTGCGGACCTGACAGTGGGCAAGTCGTTTTTCATATCCATTATCACCTGCTTGGCGGAGAAAAACTTGGGGCACTAAATGCAGGGTAA
- the rpsU gene encoding 30S ribosomal protein S21 — MSETRVRKNETIDAALRRFKRSIAKDGVLAEVKKRKHYEKPSVKRKKKSEAARKRKF; from the coding sequence GTGTCAGAAACTCGAGTTCGCAAGAACGAAACTATAGATGCTGCACTTCGCCGCTTTAAGCGCTCTATCGCTAAAGATGGCGTTTTGGCGGAGGTTAAAAAACGCAAGCATTATGAGAAGCCAAGCGTTAAGCGTAAGAAGAAGTCAGAGGCTGCTCGTAAGAGAAAGTTCTAG
- a CDS encoding GatB/YqeY domain-containing protein, with translation MSLSERLNDDMKLAMKGQEKFKLSVIRMVRAAIKNIEIDQRKTLDDQEVLDVLNREIKQRKDSLQEFEKAGRDDLAENLKAEIAILMEYMPQQLSEEEVKAIVQQTIQEVGASSKADMGKVMGALMPKVKGLADGKLVNQFVQQLLS, from the coding sequence ATGAGCTTAAGCGAGAGATTAAACGATGACATGAAGCTTGCGATGAAGGGACAAGAAAAGTTTAAACTCTCCGTAATCCGTATGGTTCGTGCAGCTATCAAGAATATCGAGATAGATCAGCGTAAAACCTTAGATGACCAAGAAGTACTTGACGTCTTGAATCGCGAGATCAAACAGCGCAAAGATTCCCTCCAAGAATTTGAAAAGGCCGGTCGTGATGATTTGGCTGAAAACCTGAAGGCAGAGATTGCTATTTTGATGGAGTACATGCCGCAACAGTTATCCGAAGAAGAAGTAAAAGCCATTGTACAGCAGACCATCCAAGAAGTGGGAGCTTCTTCAAAAGCGGATATGGGAAAAGTCATGGGCGCATTGATGCCAAAGGTAAAAGGGCTCGCGGACGGCAAGCTTGTTAATCAGTTTGTCCAACAGCTATTGTCTTAA